In the Roseofilum capinflatum BLCC-M114 genome, AAGGCATCACCCAGGGGTTCACCGGTCGGCCGAAATACAGGAATCGACTGGCGTAGATATTGGTTATCCTCTAAGGGCGAGTCGGGGTGATAGCCCTCTAATTGATCGAGCTGATTGAGCAGGTTGGTATCCTGAAAAGAGAGCAAGTATCCTTGAATGCGGTTGGCTCCCACTGTTAGGGCAGGATAACCCATGGGCATAGGCAGTAAAAATAAACGACCCCAGGCGATCGCCTCCTCTTCCTTCACAATCTTCCCCTCACAGTAGCGCCGGTAATTGACTTCACCGGGCTTGAGCGTCCCATAGACAAAAACTTTGAACATCTGCTTGAGCCAAGTTTGAATAAAACATCAATAATATTATTGACTAATATGTTATACAAGGAAAAGCAGCATGGCTTAACCCTAGACTATGACCTCAACCTTCACCTCTCCTCCACCCGGCGATCCACCCTTACCGGCCCGTGAAACTCTACCAAGCATGTATGATTTACCGAGTGAGTACCCGGAGGAACCCGGTTTGGCGGATGAATTTCATATTTGGCAGCCCCAAATTTTGCTGTTAACGTTCAAACCTCCAAAGTGCGATCGCGATCGCGTCTTTTCAGCCGCAGATATGAACGTTTATTACAATTCTAGCCATCCTCTATGGCATAAACGTCCAGATTGGTTTGCCGCCATCGATGTACCTCGATTTTATGGCGAAGAACAAGACCTACGGCTCAGTTATGTCTGCTGGCAAGAACCGGTCAATCCCTTTATCGTCGTAGAACTTCTTTCTCCAAGTAGCGAAGATGAAGACCTAGGAAATACCACCCGAAAACCGGGAGAACCCCCAACCAAATGGGAAGTGTACGAACAGATTTTACGCATTCCCTATTA is a window encoding:
- a CDS encoding gamma-glutamylcyclotransferase family protein codes for the protein MFKVFVYGTLKPGEVNYRRYCEGKIVKEEEAIAWGRLFLLPMPMGYPALTVGANRIQGYLLSFQDTNLLNQLDQLEGYHPDSPLEDNQYLRQSIPVFRPTGEPLGDALAYLMSVAKIEQYGGTELPDGCWSPISN
- a CDS encoding Uma2 family endonuclease, with translation MTSTFTSPPPGDPPLPARETLPSMYDLPSEYPEEPGLADEFHIWQPQILLLTFKPPKCDRDRVFSAADMNVYYNSSHPLWHKRPDWFAAIDVPRFYGEEQDLRLSYVCWQEPVNPFIVVELLSPSSEDEDLGNTTRKPGEPPTKWEVYEQILRIPYYFIFSRYTNELQAFQLVGGRYQRVALTDGRLVIPQIGLSLGLWQGTYQGCDRLWLRWRTLDGELILLPQEEATVAREEANLANQKAAKLAAKLQELGIDPTEI